The sequence below is a genomic window from Sorangiineae bacterium MSr12523.
GGATAAAGGGAGGGGACGCCCAGCTCCGCGGCTTGGTCGATCAAGCGCGTGAACAGCTCGAAATCCATGGGCCGCTGCGACCGGTCCATCTCGTGCCGAGGGCAATGGATGCACCTCGCATCGCATTGCGCCGTAATCTCGAAATTGACGGCTTGCGGCCGGCGGGGCCAGGCAAGCGACTCGATTCCCGAACGCGCCAGATCCATCGCCTGAATGGCGGGGCCGCGGATCCATGCTGGAACGTCTTGCCCATGCATTACCTTCGTCGCCATGTGCACGCCTCGCCGCAGCGTATTTTTAAGAATGGGTAAATGTCTCACGGAGAACCCTCCGTTGCGATTTGGGAGCACGGGGGCGAAACCGTCAGTCGGGAATGCTAAAATTCACTTCGCAGATGGGCGCGGCATCGCTATTGGGGCACCCAAGGGCAATCCGTCACACGAATCGAGGCGGCATGCGACGATTTCTTCTGCGCATGGAGGCTGGACCCGGCGTGCGAATATGTCTCATTAGCGGACGAATGTCCGAGGACTCGTCGCAGGCGGCCTGCGCGCGTTATCGCAGGTGCATGCCTCTTTGCGGCGGCCACGCTCGTATTCGTGTGCCTCGATGGTGATGGCGTTTTGTTATCGAGAGAGCCCATTGCAACGTGGCGCGCGGTCGCGCACGCCTTCGTCTATTCCTTTCTGGCCGTGGGCTTCCGCGCCCTCCTCCACTGGACGCGTACCGAAGGCGGCTCCCGCTTGCGATGGCTCCTTTCCAAACGGCCTGCCGTCTTTCTTGGAACCATCAGCTACGGGCTTTACATCATCCACGGCCTTTCCATTCCCATTTTGCAATTTTATCTACGACCGGCGCTCGGGGGGCTCGGACGCGGTGCGACGGTTTTTACCTGCTCGAGCGGCCCATTCTCTTCCTGCGACGCCACTTCACGGGGAAGGCGCGGTCGGTGATGTCGCCGATACCGGCGGGACGAGAAGTGCCGCGTTCCCCGTGACGACCATGGCGCGATCGATGGCCACGGGTCCATCGCCCTGGACGCGTACCCGCAGCACGTGATTACCCTCGGGCAACGTGGGGCTGCTCCAGATGGCCACATTTCCGCGCCGCGTGCCCTTCAAGCTCACGGTGGTCTCGGGGCCGCCGTCGATCGAGATGCCCGCGGTGCCGTGGGTCGCGTCGTATACGCCATAAAGGACCACGCGGTTGCCGATGAACGAGAGGCTCACCGCGTCGCCCGCGCCATTGCTCCACGAGTTGTCACCGCTGAAACAGCCGCCCTCGCACGGTCCGTGCTTCCAGCCGGTGCCCAGGTAATTGAATTGATTGACGCCGCCTCCTCGGATGGAGCTGTTGACGTCGTTCACGAATCCAAATCGGTATTCCGCATCGGATGGAACCGTACCGCCGTGGAAGGGCAGGGAGGTCACGCTGATGCGCTTGCTCGGTAATCCCGGCGCGCTGGCCGTCAAGGTGATGATGCCCGCACGCCCCAGCGCGGATTTGAGGTACACAGCCCCGCGACCTGCTTCCAATGCAAGAGGGCTCTCGCCCACCAGTGCCCCAGGACCGGCCACCGAGAAGCTGACATTCGCCGCGTTGTCTGGCACCGCTTGGTCATGGCCATCGAGCGCCTTCACCGTGACCCGGGTCATGTCCGCGCCATCGGCGGCGATGGTGCGATCGTCGATGTTCAATTCGAGCTTCGTCGCCACGCCCGGCGTGTATTGCGTCGCGGTTTCCGCCACCCGGCCGCCAATCCAGCAATCCGCGCGCAGGCTCCCGGGCGCGAATGCCACATCGTCGAACTGGAAGAAGGGGTGGGGCAATCCCGTGTACGCGTTCGGCGTGATCTTTCCCTTCGATGCCCCGTTGGCGAAAAGCTCCACCTGTTCGCAATTGCCCGCCACGTAAACCTTGCTCGCCGACGTGGGCGCCCAATAATGGTCGATGGCCACGTATGGCTGGTAGCGCGCCGGATCGCGCTGCGACGAGAACACCGAGGCCGAGAACTTGGGCATTCGGAAGATGTCCGACACGCCGTGGTAGCAAGTCTGGTCGTGGCAAGATTTGCTATCGAACGTCGTATTGTAGTCGAACGCGCACCAACCCAGCGCGCCCGAGATATTCGTTTTCTCGCCGGCCTTGCTCTGAACCTCGAGGTGCGTCTCCATCGTGCGAATCAGCGTGGCCTCGGGATCCCACGACCGATGCGGCCGGGTGTGGCCGACGGATTCGGTGATGAGCCACGGAAGCACCACGGGATCCAGCGCGGTGCTGGAGAAGTCATTGTAGGTGAAGAGATCCTCGAGAAACTCGCTATGGCTGTTGTTCTGCGCGCGAATGCCCGACGTGGGACGCGTGGGATCGAGCTGCCGCGCCCGCGCATTGGTGGCCGTGTAGAAATCGTGATCGTCTTTGGACTCGTTGATGCGCACTCCCCAGCTGATGATCGCAGGATGGTGCCGATCGCGCAGGATCATCTCCTCCACGTTGTGGACCGAGACGTCCTTCCAGGCTTGATCGCCAATGTGCTCCCAACCGGGGATCTCTTCCAGAACGAGCAGGCCGATCTCGTCCGCCCGATCGAGGAACTCGGGATCTTGCGGATAGTGCGACGTGCGCATGATGTTCAGGCCGAATTCGTACTTGAGAATGTCGGCATCCTTGACTTGCAGCCGATTGGGCGCGGCGCGGCCGATGTACGGATACTGCTCGTGCCGATTCAGGCCGCGCAACTTGAGCCATTGGCCATTGATGTAAAACTTGCCATCCGTCTTGTCGAAGCGCGCGGACCGAATGCCCACCCGAACGCTGCGCTCGTCGGTGGTGCCGCCGCCGCTCTCGATTCGCGTGCGTGCAGTATACAAATAAGGCGAGTCCGGGTGCCACAGCTGGGGCGACGGCACCACGAGATCGTAGCTGATCTCCGCGGCGGAATGGGCCTCCACGGTTTGGGTCGCCGAGCCGGTGGCCACGACCTTTCCGCGCGCATCGACGAGGGACGTGTTTACCGTGGCCGGCTTGGCTGCGTCGCCGTCGTTGCGAACCGTGGTCCTCGCCCGGAGGGTCGCTTTGTCCGGCTCGACGGATGTGGTGCTCACGAAAGGCGTGTCCGCGTGGAGTGGATCGGTGACGATCAGATTGACGTCGCGAACGATGCCGCCCCATACGTAATAATCGATCTTGCCGCCCTCGGGCGGTAGGTCCCGGCGCTCGGTCGAATCCACTTTGACGGCAATGACGTTGTCGGTGCCATCGAGCCGCACGAAGTCCGTGATGTCGAAGGTGAACGAGGTATACGCGCCCCGATGTTGCCCCACCCACGTTCCGTTGACGTACACGTCGGCAATTTTGGCCACGCCTTGAAACTCGACGCTGATTCTCTTGCCGGCGTAGTCGTTCGGGAGCACGAAGTGGCGGCGGTACCAGGAGACGGGCACCTCGTAATCGATCTTCTTGAACCCTTTGTGCGGGTGAATCCGAAAATAGGGCAGCGTAACCGGTACGAAGAAGGCTTCGCTGGATTCCTCCGCCGAAACGGCTTGACCATTTCCACTCGGGACGTCGCCGGCAAAGAGCCATTCCGTGTTGAAATTCAATGACTGCCGCGGCGAACGCACGAGCAACGATTCCGTTTCGCCGTAGTTGGATACTTCGTCATGGCCCGCGCACGCGGCCAACACGGCAGCGCTCGCCACCGTTACGAGTCGTTTCATGGGGGAGCCCTCCTTCAGAAATGGACCGGCCTTCTCGCCGAGGGATAGGTTGAAATCGTCTTATCAGGGATTGGCGACTCGTGCCATCCACACGCGTGGAGTGCGTACGCCGGGGCGGACTTCGCCGCTCACGATCACCAGATTATCGTCCCAACGCACCGCGGGTGTCGTCACCGGTGGCGGCCCTGGGAAATGGCCGATCTCTCGCCACGTGTGCGACGATAGGTCGTAACGAAGGATTTCGACGTTGTCGCCGGTATGATGATCATGAATCCACGTGATGACATCATTGTGCGCGGCGCGTTCCGGAGAGCCTGGCGGATATTGATTCATGAGCGCCGTTTGGTGCTGAATCTGATTCCATCGATCGATGTCTTTGTCGCCCCCGACCACCAGGATGTGCCCTTCGCCGAGCGCGAACGCGAGGCCCGCCGTGATGCACCAGGGTAAATCCGTTTCACGCGTCCATGTGCCTTGGCGCGGGTCGTATGCATAGACATCTCGGTAGAATTGCCACGCACCACTCGACGTTCCGCGACCGCTCAGTAGAAAGAAGCGTCCGGCCTGCGCGATGCCGACGGCCACGCTGCGCGGATCGCCAGGCCAGCGGGGCAAGATTTGCCAGCCGGACGATGGACTCATCAGATCGAGCGACCAGAAATCGCCGCCTTCGGCCACGTACACCGTGCCGGCGACGATCCCGGCGACGCCGTAGGATATGCCCCGCGGAAGATCGGGGAGCGGCTCGGTGACCAGCTCTCCGCGCATTGGGTCGAACCGCATGAAGAAGGCATGCGAAAAGAGCTCGATGCTCGCCTTTTTGGTTCCATTCGGGCCTCCGCGAAACCCTTCGCCACCGAGGACCAGCACACCGCGCGGTGTGCTTACCGTGGCTGCGTAGGCAATGCTCATGGGCAACCGCCACGTCCGATCGAGCCACGCATGGCCGCCGTCGCGGGTGCGCTGCAGAACGAAGACCTCGTCCCAATAGACCTTGCCGAGAATCGTGTCGCGGTTGCTCGTTTTGCCCGGCTCGGGAAAGTTCGCGCCGCCGGCGGCGATTAGGTAATCGCCGTGCGTGCCGGCGACCAATCCGGCCAACCCGAGCTGCCGCCAATACGGCTGTGTGACAGGAACGTGCGGCGACCAATCGACGCGATTCGGCGGCAGCGAGGGAAGCTCACGCCATGTGATCCCGTCCTCGTCGGCGTCGTCGTCGCAACCGGTTGCGCCAGCCATGGCCGATGCTGCCGAAAGGCCGAGCAACCCGAGCGCACCGCGTCGGCCGATCACGGCAGCACCTCCCGCAGCGGGATGCGCTGAAAGGCAATCGTCTCGTAAGGCCCTGCGGTGCCCGTTTCGTACAAGAGCCCGATGGTCGCGGGATCGAGCTGCACCAAATCGGAATACGCCGCGGGCAGGGCCGAGACGGAATAGACGTCCACCCACGTTGCTCCGCGGTTGCGGCTCACACGAATGCGCATCGCAGCGCGCGCATTGGGCTGCGACGGGCCCGAATAGAGGAGCGCCCCGCGAACCGGAAGCACGCTGCCCTCCACCTTGGGCGTGACCAATGTGGTCTGAACGACGTACGGCGCATCCAGCGATTCGCCGCCGTCGGAACTGTACGCGTCGACCCGGTGCGGAGCCGCGCTGCCTTGGTTGCGCGCGTTGAAATACAAAACGCCGTTGGGCAACTCCGCGACGGTGCTCTCGTTGGGGGCAATGATGCCGTCGAGCGGGCCATCCGTGAAACCGATACGCCACGTGCGTCCGCCATCATCGCTGATGATGGCATGCCCGCCGTAGTACTTGGCCTCGGTGCCCACGTCGGGTGAGCCTTCGGGTGGTGCGCTCGAATGGTTCGCCGGCACCACGATGCGTCCCGCGTGCAGGCCGCGCTGAAGTACGATGGCATGCCCGGGCCCGGTGGCGTACCAACGCCAATTCGCGGCTTTGGTGTCGGCGGTGATGTCGCGGGCAACCGACCACGTGCGGCCATCGTCCGTGCTGCGCTGCACGAACACGCGGCGGGTGTCGGCCTCCGACGCAGCACCGGACATGATTTGTTTCTCGGTGACGCGGCCGTTGCGCGTGGTC
It includes:
- a CDS encoding DUF4982 domain-containing protein — protein: MKRLVTVASAAVLAACAGHDEVSNYGETESLLVRSPRQSLNFNTEWLFAGDVPSGNGQAVSAEESSEAFFVPVTLPYFRIHPHKGFKKIDYEVPVSWYRRHFVLPNDYAGKRISVEFQGVAKIADVYVNGTWVGQHRGAYTSFTFDITDFVRLDGTDNVIAVKVDSTERRDLPPEGGKIDYYVWGGIVRDVNLIVTDPLHADTPFVSTTSVEPDKATLRARTTVRNDGDAAKPATVNTSLVDARGKVVATGSATQTVEAHSAAEISYDLVVPSPQLWHPDSPYLYTARTRIESGGGTTDERSVRVGIRSARFDKTDGKFYINGQWLKLRGLNRHEQYPYIGRAAPNRLQVKDADILKYEFGLNIMRTSHYPQDPEFLDRADEIGLLVLEEIPGWEHIGDQAWKDVSVHNVEEMILRDRHHPAIISWGVRINESKDDHDFYTATNARARQLDPTRPTSGIRAQNNSHSEFLEDLFTYNDFSSTALDPVVLPWLITESVGHTRPHRSWDPEATLIRTMETHLEVQSKAGEKTNISGALGWCAFDYNTTFDSKSCHDQTCYHGVSDIFRMPKFSASVFSSQRDPARYQPYVAIDHYWAPTSASKVYVAGNCEQVELFANGASKGKITPNAYTGLPHPFFQFDDVAFAPGSLRADCWIGGRVAETATQYTPGVATKLELNIDDRTIAADGADMTRVTVKALDGHDQAVPDNAANVSFSVAGPGALVGESPLALEAGRGAVYLKSALGRAGIITLTASAPGLPSKRISVTSLPFHGGTVPSDAEYRFGFVNDVNSSIRGGGVNQFNYLGTGWKHGPCEGGCFSGDNSWSNGAGDAVSLSFIGNRVVLYGVYDATHGTAGISIDGGPETTVSLKGTRRGNVAIWSSPTLPEGNHVLRVRVQGDGPVAIDRAMVVTGNAALLVPPVSATSPTAPSP
- a CDS encoding glycoside hydrolase encodes the protein MSRPCAILLALACAVSPVTIATAASPGDAGSCVSSVPFTAGTEGYHTFRIPAVMRTRFGTVLAFAEARRDSAGDTGAIAVVSKASHNGGCTWGPLSVVSSNGEATAGNPSPVVTWNGDIVLLTTRNGRVTEKQIMSGAASEADTRRVFVQRSTDDGRTWSVARDITADTKAANWRWYATGPGHAIVLQRGLHAGRIVVPANHSSAPPEGSPDVGTEAKYYGGHAIISDDGGRTWRIGFTDGPLDGIIAPNESTVAELPNGVLYFNARNQGSAAPHRVDAYSSDGGESLDAPYVVQTTLVTPKVEGSVLPVRGALLYSGPSQPNARAAMRIRVSRNRGATWVDVYSVSALPAAYSDLVQLDPATIGLLYETGTAGPYETIAFQRIPLREVLP